The Chryseobacterium geocarposphaerae genome window below encodes:
- the leuB gene encoding 3-isopropylmalate dehydrogenase encodes MKTDFKIAVLPGDGIGPEVVNESIKILDAIAEAFHYKFEFKYGLVGAEAIFKTGNPLPDETLEICKESDAVLFGAIGDPAFDNNPDAKVRPEQGLLKLRKELGLFANIRPLKTYNSLIEKSPLKKEIIEGTDIQIFRELVSGIYFGEKFTDEEVGYAYDICKYNRDEIAPIVHMAFQEAQKRRKKLTLIDKANVLDTSRLWRKICKEIATEYPDVELGFMFVDNAAMQLILNPKQFDVIVTENMFGDIISDEASVIGGSIGLLPSASIGNENAMFEPIHGSYPQAKGKGIANPIASILSTAMMLDYLKLDHAAEKLKESVEHAIENKYVTIDLNAEQPYSTDEVGSFIADYIKYSEKTYYNFENVKLGKSTIV; translated from the coding sequence ATGAAAACTGATTTTAAAATTGCCGTTCTTCCGGGAGACGGAATAGGACCGGAAGTGGTGAACGAAAGCATTAAAATTTTAGATGCAATTGCTGAGGCTTTTCACTATAAATTCGAATTTAAATATGGATTGGTGGGAGCAGAAGCCATTTTTAAAACTGGAAATCCGTTACCGGATGAAACTTTAGAAATCTGTAAAGAATCTGATGCGGTGCTTTTCGGGGCTATCGGAGATCCTGCATTTGATAATAATCCGGATGCGAAAGTTCGTCCTGAACAGGGATTATTGAAACTTCGCAAAGAGCTTGGTCTTTTTGCCAACATAAGACCCTTGAAAACATATAATTCTTTGATTGAAAAAAGCCCTTTGAAAAAAGAGATTATTGAAGGAACAGATATTCAGATTTTCAGGGAACTGGTGAGCGGAATTTATTTTGGAGAAAAGTTTACGGATGAAGAAGTAGGGTACGCTTATGATATCTGTAAGTATAACCGTGATGAAATTGCTCCAATTGTTCATATGGCTTTTCAGGAAGCTCAAAAAAGAAGAAAAAAATTAACCTTAATCGATAAGGCCAATGTTTTGGATACTTCCAGATTATGGAGAAAAATCTGTAAGGAAATTGCAACAGAATATCCTGATGTGGAACTTGGTTTCATGTTTGTAGATAACGCAGCCATGCAGTTGATTTTAAATCCGAAACAGTTTGATGTGATTGTTACAGAAAATATGTTTGGGGATATTATTTCTGATGAAGCGAGTGTAATCGGAGGTTCTATCGGCTTACTTCCGTCCGCTTCTATTGGAAATGAAAATGCTATGTTTGAACCTATTCACGGTTCTTATCCACAAGCAAAAGGGAAGGGAATTGCCAATCCGATCGCTTCAATTTTGAGTACAGCAATGATGCTTGACTATTTAAAACTGGATCATGCTGCTGAAAAACTAAAAGAATCTGTAGAACATGCTATAGAAAATAAATATGTCACCATCGATCTCAATGCAGAACAGCCTTATTCAACCGATGAAGTAGGAAGTTTCATTGCAGATTATATCAAATATTCTGAAAAAACATATTATAATTTCGAGAATGTAAAACTTGGAAAATCTACAATCGTGTAA
- a CDS encoding DUF4230 domain-containing protein has protein sequence MKNTRFIIPFIAGALLMVLLFFGLKSCLNLGGKTEQSDYYILTNQISKMNKMVVIEQNFSSMQKTKMGYEFFGKEVSSNSIITYTKTNAQVSYDLNKMKIKVDSINKKLVITDLPEADIRITPSVEIQSLDDSFFNRISEKDIRNVTQKAKETAVKSVDQNKLRSEGHKQLMENLNNIFVLAKALNYSIEDQTGKLGILGL, from the coding sequence TTGAAAAATACCAGATTCATAATACCGTTCATAGCAGGAGCCCTGTTGATGGTTTTATTATTTTTTGGATTGAAATCCTGTTTGAATCTTGGCGGAAAAACTGAGCAGTCAGATTATTACATTCTGACCAATCAGATTTCCAAAATGAATAAAATGGTGGTGATCGAGCAGAACTTTTCTTCCATGCAGAAAACCAAAATGGGGTACGAATTTTTTGGAAAAGAAGTTTCCAGCAACAGCATTATTACGTATACCAAGACCAATGCGCAGGTTTCTTACGATCTTAATAAAATGAAGATTAAGGTTGATTCCATTAATAAAAAACTGGTCATTACAGATCTTCCGGAAGCTGATATAAGAATTACACCGAGTGTGGAGATTCAATCGTTGGATGACTCTTTTTTTAACAGGATTTCTGAAAAAGATATCAGAAACGTTACCCAGAAAGCAAAAGAAACTGCCGTTAAATCTGTAGATCAGAATAAATTAAGATCCGAAGGGCATAAACAATTAATGGAAAATCTGAATAATATTTTCGTTTTGGCAAAGGCTTTGAATTATAGTATAGAAGACCAGACCGGTAAGCTGGGTATTTTAGGACTATAA
- a CDS encoding thioredoxin family protein → MKKLITNVAVISCLAFTAQQVSAQKVVVNREVETTNDGKMLLGNQLKDQFLKAPYADWYVKEHDEYAMDQKAINDLKKDKINSYNITVFMGTWCEDSHRDFPRLMKILEEVKYPENKLTIIAVNRKKESPTGDEGRYNIQKVPTIIVEKYGKEIGRIIEMPTTGYIERDLVNILKKDDQSVINEILK, encoded by the coding sequence ATGAAAAAACTCATTACAAATGTTGCCGTTATTTCCTGTTTGGCTTTTACAGCTCAGCAGGTCAGTGCTCAAAAAGTAGTCGTAAACCGAGAGGTTGAAACAACAAATGACGGCAAAATGCTTTTAGGAAACCAGCTAAAAGATCAGTTCCTGAAAGCTCCGTATGCAGACTGGTATGTGAAAGAGCATGATGAATATGCAATGGATCAGAAAGCAATTAATGATCTTAAAAAGGATAAAATCAATTCTTATAATATTACGGTTTTCATGGGGACATGGTGTGAGGACAGTCATAGAGATTTCCCGAGGCTAATGAAAATTCTGGAAGAAGTAAAATATCCGGAAAATAAACTGACGATTATTGCGGTGAATCGTAAGAAAGAATCTCCAACAGGAGACGAAGGCCGTTACAATATTCAGAAAGTTCCTACGATTATTGTTGAAAAATATGGGAAAGAAATCGGAAGAATCATAGAAATGCCAACCACAGGATATATTGAAAGAGATTTGGTGAATATTCTGAAGAAAGATGACCAGTCTGTAATCAACGAAATTTTAAAATAA
- a CDS encoding pyrophosphohydrolase domain-containing protein, with amino-acid sequence MDKIDSLNQVAEFHTTFKAPILDTPQIPSPERCNLRVELLQEELNELKQAIADNNIVEIADALCDLQYVLSGAVLEFGLGSKFVELFNEVQRSNMSKACDNEEQAQETVEFYKAKDVESFYEKSGEKFNVYRQADHKVLKNKYYSPADLKTIIEK; translated from the coding sequence ATGGATAAAATTGATAGTCTGAACCAGGTAGCAGAATTCCACACCACTTTTAAAGCCCCTATTTTAGATACCCCACAAATTCCTTCACCGGAAAGATGCAATCTTAGAGTTGAGCTTTTACAGGAAGAGCTAAACGAATTGAAACAGGCGATTGCAGATAACAACATTGTAGAAATTGCGGATGCATTATGCGATCTACAATATGTTTTGAGTGGTGCTGTATTGGAATTCGGACTTGGCAGCAAATTTGTAGAACTATTCAACGAAGTTCAGCGTTCCAATATGTCAAAAGCTTGCGATAATGAAGAACAGGCACAGGAAACGGTTGAGTTTTACAAAGCAAAAGACGTAGAATCATTTTATGAAAAATCGGGTGAGAAATTTAATGTTTACAGACAGGCAGATCATAAAGTCCTGAAAAATAAATATTATTCTCCGGCTGATTTGAAGACAATTATCGAAAAATAA
- a CDS encoding glycohydrolase toxin TNT-related protein codes for MKHLFKYLFFLSTAFLSIACSSDNDAETDIPPVKTVFYKSANEFAATYDTGGKVDQQTRDYIFELYRQGKWGELEALFKVNNLNGGWPPANGGYNIVDDVSFQAGQKFDRYSGAVGTYNGTGVPTLGGSFTSPIINGYVYTFSQRALNQPETAYDFYYEIDVLNNLLPFKSQTADVIPWFGQVGGGKQTMWKIPIDITTGYQKTWNKLAEEGYVKITIKKSPSGKYNSLVGTVIQ; via the coding sequence ATGAAACATTTATTTAAGTATTTATTTTTTTTATCAACGGCTTTTCTTTCTATAGCTTGTAGTTCGGATAACGATGCAGAAACGGATATCCCGCCTGTTAAAACCGTATTCTACAAAAGTGCCAACGAATTTGCTGCAACTTACGATACAGGCGGAAAAGTAGATCAGCAGACAAGAGACTATATATTTGAACTTTACAGACAGGGGAAATGGGGAGAATTGGAGGCTCTTTTTAAAGTTAATAATTTGAATGGAGGATGGCCACCTGCCAACGGAGGATATAATATTGTTGATGATGTTTCTTTTCAGGCAGGACAAAAGTTTGACAGATACAGCGGTGCTGTCGGTACTTATAACGGAACTGGAGTTCCTACTTTAGGAGGAAGTTTTACAAGCCCTATTATCAACGGATATGTCTATACTTTCTCACAAAGAGCTTTAAACCAGCCTGAAACCGCATATGATTTCTATTACGAGATCGATGTGTTAAATAATTTATTACCTTTCAAATCTCAAACTGCTGATGTTATCCCTTGGTTTGGTCAAGTTGGAGGAGGAAAACAGACGATGTGGAAAATTCCGATTGATATTACAACGGGTTATCAAAAAACATGGAATAAATTAGCGGAAGAAGGATATGTAAAAATCACCATAAAAAAAAGTCCGAGTGGAAAGTACAATAGCCTGGTTGGTACGGTGATACAATAA
- a CDS encoding reprolysin-like metallopeptidase: MRKQLSMIGVLLISGISFAQTDRLWSESSRKTTSEIFENKSSITTPKIFSLDINGLKNALVKAPKRLAAGEKSEIIISFPNSEGKMESFKVRENSNFDPALAAKYPEIKSYIGTGLEDPNSTVYFSISPLGLSSMEIYGDKSAVFIEPYTKDLSTYVVYKKSDKKDDLSKFECTVIDVAQKGAAGTTNLAARPNADDAVLRTFRLALSCTGEYTTYFGGTKALALAAMNNTMTRVNGVFEKDFAARMVLIANNDAVIYTSASSDPYSPASGMSNWNSQLQSTLTSVIGEANYDIGHLFGASGGGGNAGCIGCICTNGSKGSGYTSPADAIPSGDNFDIDYVAHEMGHQFGGNHTFSMNNEGTGANMEPGSGSTIMGYAGITSQDIQPHSDAFFHAISIQQITNNIKAKTCSVNTATGNSIPTANAGSDYTIPKGTPFMLTGAGTDANGDSLTYIWEQMDNASSSQTGASSAASATKASGPTFRSWTPQTTPTRYFPRMASVLAGATTTAGSEITVEALSNVARTYNFRFTVRDNRAGGSGNNSDDAVITVNSTAGPFSVSSQNTATTYSGGTSQTITWNVAGTTTNNVNAANVDILWSTDSGNTWTTLLAGTPNDGSEAVMIPNVSTTTGRIMVKGSNHIFFDVNNANITVNAGSGSSDTVAPTAPTLAASGTTSTSTNLSWSGATDNVAVTGYDVYQGSSLIGSTTSTSYTVTSLTPSTTYSFTVKAKDAAGNVSAASNTVSVTTLAGTSVSYCTASATNTADERIGNVSFGTINNTSTGTAGYEDFTSVSTNVARGSAYTISVTPTWTSTKYSEAYAVYIDYNKDGDFADSGELAWSKAGSTTSPATGSITIPATATLGTTRMRVMMKYSSVPTSSCGSYTYGQVEDYTLNIVSSGRGDLLDTKDIITDIKLYPNPARDVLNISNSASEDYKIFDMGGKLIKSGKLERGSVNVSSLIKGAYIIQIGEVSKRFIKN; this comes from the coding sequence ATGAGAAAACAACTATCGATGATCGGAGTACTTCTGATCTCAGGAATTTCTTTTGCGCAGACCGACCGTCTTTGGTCTGAAAGTTCTAGAAAAACAACTTCGGAAATTTTTGAAAACAAGTCTTCTATTACGACTCCCAAGATTTTCAGTTTGGATATAAACGGACTGAAGAACGCTCTTGTAAAAGCCCCTAAGAGACTGGCGGCAGGAGAAAAATCAGAAATCATTATTTCTTTCCCGAATTCTGAAGGAAAAATGGAAAGCTTTAAAGTAAGAGAAAATTCGAATTTTGATCCTGCATTGGCCGCAAAATACCCCGAAATCAAGTCGTATATAGGAACGGGCTTAGAAGATCCTAATTCTACAGTTTACTTTAGTATTTCTCCTTTGGGCTTGTCTTCAATGGAAATCTACGGAGATAAATCTGCAGTTTTCATCGAGCCTTATACAAAAGATCTTTCTACTTATGTAGTGTACAAAAAATCTGATAAAAAAGATGATCTGAGTAAATTTGAATGCACCGTAATTGATGTCGCTCAAAAAGGAGCTGCAGGTACAACAAATCTTGCTGCAAGGCCGAACGCAGATGATGCAGTGTTGAGAACATTCAGACTGGCACTATCGTGTACCGGAGAATACACTACTTATTTTGGGGGAACTAAAGCGCTTGCTTTAGCCGCAATGAATAATACAATGACCCGTGTCAACGGTGTATTTGAAAAAGATTTTGCTGCAAGAATGGTGTTAATTGCTAATAATGACGCTGTAATTTATACAAGCGCTTCTTCTGATCCATATTCTCCGGCCTCAGGAATGAGCAACTGGAATTCTCAGCTTCAATCTACTTTAACTTCAGTTATTGGTGAGGCAAATTATGATATCGGACACTTGTTTGGTGCTTCCGGAGGAGGCGGAAATGCAGGTTGTATAGGTTGTATCTGTACCAATGGTTCAAAAGGAAGCGGTTATACCTCTCCTGCAGATGCAATTCCTTCAGGTGATAATTTTGATATAGATTATGTGGCTCATGAAATGGGGCATCAGTTTGGTGGAAACCATACCTTCTCAATGAATAATGAAGGGACGGGAGCAAACATGGAACCGGGATCGGGATCAACGATTATGGGATATGCAGGAATTACAAGCCAGGATATTCAGCCGCATTCGGATGCTTTCTTCCATGCCATCAGTATCCAGCAGATTACGAATAATATCAAAGCTAAAACCTGCTCTGTAAATACTGCCACAGGAAATTCAATTCCAACAGCAAATGCAGGTTCAGATTATACCATTCCGAAAGGAACGCCATTTATGTTAACCGGAGCAGGAACTGATGCGAACGGAGATTCATTGACTTATATTTGGGAACAAATGGATAATGCTTCTTCCTCACAAACAGGAGCAAGTTCGGCTGCTAGTGCAACAAAAGCTTCCGGACCGACTTTCAGATCCTGGACTCCACAAACAACTCCAACTAGATATTTTCCAAGAATGGCTTCTGTATTGGCAGGAGCAACTACAACTGCCGGTTCTGAAATTACAGTGGAAGCTTTATCTAATGTAGCAAGAACTTATAACTTCAGATTTACGGTTCGAGACAACAGAGCCGGAGGTTCCGGAAATAATTCAGATGATGCAGTAATTACTGTAAATAGTACAGCCGGACCTTTCAGTGTGAGTTCACAAAATACGGCAACAACCTATTCGGGAGGTACTTCTCAAACCATAACCTGGAATGTAGCGGGAACTACGACTAACAATGTAAACGCAGCAAATGTAGATATTCTTTGGTCCACAGACAGCGGAAATACGTGGACTACTCTATTGGCAGGAACTCCAAATGATGGAAGCGAAGCTGTAATGATTCCGAATGTTTCTACAACTACAGGAAGAATCATGGTGAAAGGTTCCAATCATATTTTCTTCGATGTAAATAACGCAAATATTACTGTAAATGCAGGTTCAGGATCTTCGGATACTGTGGCTCCTACAGCCCCTACATTAGCAGCTTCAGGCACTACTTCTACAAGCACAAATCTTTCTTGGTCAGGAGCAACAGATAACGTAGCGGTTACAGGTTACGATGTTTATCAAGGTTCTTCATTGATCGGTTCCACAACATCTACTTCTTATACTGTAACAAGCTTGACTCCTTCTACAACCTACAGCTTTACTGTAAAGGCAAAAGATGCGGCAGGAAATGTTTCAGCAGCAAGCAACACCGTTTCTGTTACCACTCTTGCAGGTACTTCAGTAAGCTATTGTACAGCATCAGCAACCAATACAGCTGATGAAAGAATTGGAAATGTAAGCTTCGGAACCATTAATAATACTTCTACGGGAACAGCAGGATATGAAGACTTTACTTCAGTTTCTACAAATGTAGCAAGAGGTAGTGCATATACTATTTCTGTAACTCCAACCTGGACTTCTACAAAATATAGTGAAGCTTACGCAGTTTATATTGACTACAATAAGGATGGCGATTTCGCAGACAGTGGAGAATTAGCTTGGTCTAAAGCGGGTTCTACAACGAGTCCGGCTACAGGATCAATTACTATTCCTGCTACGGCAACTTTAGGAACTACAAGAATGAGAGTGATGATGAAATACAGTTCTGTTCCAACATCGTCTTGTGGATCATATACGTATGGACAAGTTGAAGACTATACTTTGAACATTGTTTCGTCAGGAAGAGGAGATTTACTTGATACTAAAGATATAATAACTGATATTAAACTGTATCCGAATCCGGCAAGAGATGTATTAAATATTTCAAATTCGGCTTCTGAAGACTATAAAATCTTCGATATGGGTGGAAAACTAATTAAATCAGGAAAACTTGAAAGAGGTTCTGTTAATGTGAGCAGTCTTATCAAAGGTGCTTATATTATTCAGATTGGTGAAGTGTCTAAAAGATTCATCAAAAACTAA
- a CDS encoding DinB family protein, with protein sequence MIKQALLGEFLHEAENTRKLLKAIPDSALDWRPSEINWTAAQLASHISEVYNWFEYTFNQDVFDMGTYQYDKGDISKAENIVAKFEENVAKAQKALKNSDEGTYFNEWTMEMNGNVLFPPMPKIQVIRSFLYNHLYHHRGELVVYLRSTGNKVPGLYGPTADDKS encoded by the coding sequence ATGATTAAGCAGGCTTTGTTGGGTGAGTTTTTGCATGAAGCAGAAAATACCCGAAAACTTTTGAAAGCAATTCCTGATAGCGCTTTAGACTGGAGGCCGTCTGAAATTAATTGGACCGCAGCTCAGTTGGCTTCTCATATTTCAGAGGTCTATAACTGGTTTGAATATACCTTTAATCAGGATGTTTTTGATATGGGAACGTATCAATATGACAAAGGAGATATTTCCAAAGCTGAAAATATTGTGGCTAAGTTTGAAGAAAATGTAGCTAAAGCTCAGAAAGCTTTGAAAAACTCAGACGAAGGGACTTATTTCAACGAATGGACAATGGAAATGAACGGAAACGTACTCTTCCCTCCTATGCCGAAAATTCAGGTAATTCGCTCGTTCCTTTACAATCATTTGTATCATCACAGAGGAGAATTGGTCGTTTATTTAAGATCTACAGGAAATAAAGTTCCCGGATTATACGGACCAACAGCAGACGACAAGTCTTAG
- a CDS encoding acyl-CoA dehydrogenase family protein has protein sequence MNTETIDNIKMIAETAREFAEKNIRPNIMEWDESQTFPKDLFHQLGEMGFMGIVVPEQYGGSGLGYHEYVAILDEISQVDPSIGLSVAAHNSLCTNHIYEFGNEEQRNKWLPQLASGKVIGAWGLTEHNTGSDSGGMSTTAVRDGDDWIINGAKNFITHAISGDIAVVMTRTGEKGAKNNSTAFVLEKGMHGFTSGKKENKLGMRASETAELIFDNVRVPDSHRLGEVGEGFKQAMKILDGGRISIAALSLGTARGAYKSALKYAKERHQFGKSISEFQAINFMLADMATEIDAAELLIQRAATLKNAKQKMTKEGAMAKLYASEACVRIANNAVQIFGGYGYTKDFPAEKFYRDSKLCTIGEGTSEIQRLVIGRDITK, from the coding sequence ATGAATACAGAGACTATTGACAACATTAAAATGATAGCGGAAACAGCAAGAGAGTTTGCTGAGAAGAATATCAGACCTAATATTATGGAGTGGGATGAAAGCCAGACTTTTCCTAAAGATTTGTTTCATCAGTTAGGTGAGATGGGTTTTATGGGGATTGTTGTTCCTGAGCAGTACGGAGGTTCTGGTCTTGGTTATCATGAATATGTTGCAATTCTTGATGAGATTTCTCAGGTAGATCCTTCTATCGGTCTTTCTGTGGCGGCTCACAACTCTCTTTGTACCAATCATATCTACGAATTTGGAAATGAAGAGCAAAGAAATAAATGGCTTCCTCAGTTGGCTTCAGGTAAAGTAATTGGAGCTTGGGGGTTAACAGAACATAATACAGGTTCAGATTCAGGAGGCATGTCTACAACAGCGGTAAGAGACGGAGATGACTGGATCATTAATGGAGCTAAAAACTTTATTACTCACGCGATCTCTGGCGATATTGCTGTGGTAATGACAAGAACAGGTGAAAAAGGAGCTAAAAATAACTCGACGGCTTTTGTTTTAGAAAAAGGTATGCATGGTTTTACTTCCGGTAAAAAAGAAAATAAATTGGGAATGAGAGCTTCGGAAACTGCGGAGTTAATCTTCGATAACGTTCGTGTACCGGATTCTCACCGTTTAGGAGAAGTGGGTGAAGGTTTCAAGCAGGCTATGAAAATTCTTGACGGAGGTAGGATTTCTATTGCTGCATTAAGTTTAGGAACAGCTAGAGGAGCTTATAAATCAGCTTTAAAATATGCTAAAGAAAGACATCAGTTCGGAAAATCAATTTCTGAGTTCCAGGCTATCAATTTTATGTTGGCAGATATGGCAACTGAAATCGATGCTGCTGAACTTTTGATTCAAAGAGCGGCAACATTGAAGAATGCTAAGCAAAAAATGACAAAAGAAGGAGCTATGGCAAAATTATATGCTTCTGAAGCTTGTGTAAGAATTGCTAATAACGCAGTTCAGATTTTCGGGGGATACGGATATACAAAAGATTTCCCGGCTGAGAAATTCTACAGAGATTCTAAACTTTGCACCATCGGAGAAGGTACTTCTGAGATTCAAAGATTAGTGATCGGTAGAGATATCACAAAATAA
- a CDS encoding endonuclease: protein MKKLLLSVILISSYLAAQAPAGYYDGTTGLTGYALKSKLHDIISAKNINWHYSDLTNYYNQTDLDKYYDYGPSNTTILLDIYSEIPTGPDAYEYTTANIIGSASAEGQGWNREHMMPQSTFYSNYPMYSDLFYVVPTDARINQLRSNYPYGIVGSTIYYTFTNTSKIGNCAIPGITYTGRVYEPINEFKGDVARSLLYFAVRYEGKLGTFNFNNNTNPASDTNPLDGTEERGYDPAYIAMLLQWHQQDPVSQREIDRNNAVYVIQKNRNPFIDNPAWVNAIWGQTPDTVAPQAPTNLSVTQNSAYFTTLSWAPSSSTDVIGYKIYQNGTLVGATKNATFSVDHLTPSTAYTFTVKAYDNGYLLSSDSNIASTTTLASDIYAKDLMVTKYLEGTSNNKGLEITNKTGHPVNLSDYRLSIQFSSGSNYYFPDPYELEGIVQNNETFVVLHPEANFSCYSINQAKFVTAAPQMTYSGSQYLELRYKSATVDAIGISGTSNSSTLGNVSLYRKASVTQPTTSFTLSEWDSYASNYCQNLGSLSTSELTTSQKENEFKIYPNPANENIFVSGKTEDIQSAQILDFSGKVISTEKAPFRNKKNISVQHLSTGSYLLKLDEKIYPFIKK from the coding sequence ATGAAAAAACTTCTACTTTCTGTAATTTTGATTTCATCATATCTTGCAGCGCAAGCTCCTGCAGGGTATTATGATGGTACAACCGGATTAACCGGCTACGCACTGAAATCAAAGCTTCATGATATTATTTCTGCCAAGAATATCAACTGGCATTACAGTGATCTCACCAATTATTACAACCAGACTGATTTAGATAAATATTATGATTACGGCCCAAGCAATACGACTATTTTATTAGATATCTACTCTGAAATCCCTACAGGACCGGATGCTTATGAATATACAACCGCAAATATTATCGGAAGTGCAAGTGCAGAAGGACAGGGTTGGAACCGGGAACACATGATGCCCCAAAGTACATTTTACAGTAATTACCCAATGTATTCCGATTTATTCTATGTGGTTCCTACAGATGCGAGAATAAACCAATTAAGAAGCAATTACCCTTATGGAATCGTGGGTTCCACTATATATTATACATTTACCAACACTTCAAAAATCGGGAACTGTGCCATTCCCGGAATAACTTATACAGGACGAGTTTATGAGCCTATTAATGAATTTAAAGGTGATGTAGCCAGAAGTTTACTGTATTTTGCCGTAAGGTACGAAGGTAAATTAGGAACTTTTAATTTCAACAACAATACAAATCCCGCTTCTGACACTAATCCTCTGGATGGGACGGAAGAAAGAGGTTATGATCCGGCTTATATTGCCATGCTTCTTCAGTGGCATCAACAAGATCCGGTTTCTCAAAGGGAAATCGACAGAAACAATGCAGTATATGTTATACAGAAAAACAGAAATCCTTTTATTGATAATCCAGCTTGGGTAAATGCAATCTGGGGGCAAACTCCCGATACTGTGGCTCCGCAGGCTCCCACCAACTTAAGTGTAACACAAAACAGTGCTTATTTTACAACATTAAGCTGGGCTCCGAGTTCAAGTACGGATGTAATCGGTTATAAGATCTACCAGAACGGAACTTTGGTTGGAGCAACGAAAAACGCAACCTTTAGTGTAGATCATCTGACACCTTCAACAGCTTATACTTTTACCGTTAAAGCTTATGACAACGGATACCTGCTTTCTTCCGACAGTAATATTGCCTCTACCACAACCTTAGCTTCAGATATCTATGCTAAAGATCTGATGGTTACAAAATACCTGGAAGGAACTTCAAATAATAAAGGATTAGAAATTACCAATAAAACAGGACATCCTGTAAACCTGAGCGATTATAGATTATCTATTCAGTTTTCAAGCGGAAGCAACTATTATTTTCCCGACCCATACGAATTGGAAGGAATTGTTCAGAATAACGAAACATTCGTAGTGCTGCATCCTGAAGCTAATTTTTCCTGCTACAGCATCAATCAGGCAAAATTTGTAACAGCAGCTCCGCAAATGACCTATTCAGGAAGCCAGTACTTGGAATTAAGATATAAATCGGCAACCGTAGACGCTATTGGAATTTCAGGCACCAGCAATTCTTCAACTTTAGGAAACGTTTCTTTATACAGAAAGGCAAGTGTAACCCAACCTACAACAAGCTTTACTCTTTCTGAATGGGATTCCTATGCAAGCAATTATTGCCAAAATCTAGGATCATTATCAACTTCGGAACTCACTACTTCTCAAAAAGAAAATGAGTTTAAAATTTACCCAAATCCTGCCAATGAAAACATTTTTGTAAGCGGAAAAACTGAAGATATACAGTCAGCACAGATTTTAGATTTTTCAGGGAAAGTAATTTCTACGGAAAAAGCTCCATTTAGAAACAAAAAGAATATTTCTGTTCAGCATTTATCTACAGGCTCTTATTTATTAAAGCTTGACGAAAAAATATATCCGTTTATTAAAAAGTAG